One stretch of Nocardia mangyaensis DNA includes these proteins:
- the rpsB gene encoding 30S ribosomal protein S2: MPVVTMKQLLDSGAHFGHQTRRWNPKMKRFIFTDRNGIYIIDLQQTLTFIDKAYEFVKETVAHGGTVLFVGTKKQAQESIASEALRVGMPYVNQRWLGGMLTNFSTVHKRLQRLKELEAMEQTGGFEGRTKKEILMLTREMTKLDRTLGGIRDMAKVPSAIWIVDTNKEHIAVGEARKLNIPVIAILDTNCDPDLVDYPIPGNDDAIRSAALLTKVVASAVAEGVQARAGQASGDAKPEAGAGEPLAEWEQELLAQATPAAEAAPAAATEAPAVETPAEAEAEVKADPAQHTPADF, translated from the coding sequence ATGCCTGTCGTAACCATGAAGCAGCTGCTCGACAGCGGCGCGCACTTCGGCCACCAGACTCGTCGGTGGAACCCGAAGATGAAGCGGTTCATCTTCACCGACCGCAACGGTATCTACATCATCGACCTGCAGCAGACGCTGACCTTCATCGACAAGGCCTACGAGTTCGTCAAGGAGACTGTCGCCCACGGTGGCACCGTCCTCTTCGTCGGTACCAAGAAGCAGGCCCAGGAGTCGATCGCTTCCGAGGCGCTGCGCGTCGGAATGCCCTACGTCAACCAGCGCTGGCTGGGTGGCATGCTCACCAACTTCTCCACCGTGCACAAGCGCCTGCAGCGCCTCAAGGAGCTCGAGGCCATGGAGCAGACCGGTGGCTTCGAGGGCCGCACCAAGAAGGAAATCCTCATGCTCACGCGTGAGATGACCAAGCTGGACCGCACCCTCGGCGGTATCCGCGACATGGCCAAGGTTCCCTCGGCCATCTGGATCGTCGACACCAACAAGGAGCACATCGCCGTCGGCGAGGCGCGCAAGCTGAACATCCCGGTCATCGCGATCCTGGATACCAACTGCGATCCCGACCTGGTCGACTACCCGATCCCGGGCAACGACGACGCGATCCGCTCCGCCGCACTGCTGACCAAGGTCGTCGCCTCCGCGGTGGCCGAGGGCGTGCAGGCTCGCGCGGGCCAGGCTTCCGGCGACGCGAAGCCCGAAGCCGGTGCAGGCGAGCCGCTCGCCGAGTGGGAGCAGGAGCTGCTGGCTCAGGCGACCCCGGCTGCCGAAGCCGCTCCCGCCGCCGCGACCGAGGCTCCGGCCGTCGAGACCCCGGCCGAGGCCGAGGCCGAGGTCAAGGCCGACCCGGCGCAGCACACCCCGGCCGACTTCTGA
- the frr gene encoding ribosome recycling factor, translated as MIDEALFDAEEKMEKAVSVAKDDLGSIRTGRANPGMFTRVLVDYYGSLTPITQMSSISVPEPRMVVIKPYEQSQLGPIENAIRNSDLGVNPTNNGDILRITVPQLTEERRREMVKMAKGKGEDAKVSIRNVRRKAMDELSRIQKDGEAGEDEVGRAEKELDKTTARYVGQVDELVKHKEAELLEV; from the coding sequence GTGATTGATGAAGCGCTCTTCGATGCCGAGGAGAAGATGGAGAAGGCCGTCTCGGTGGCGAAGGACGATCTGGGCAGCATCCGCACCGGCCGCGCCAACCCGGGCATGTTCACCCGGGTCCTGGTCGACTACTACGGCTCGCTGACCCCGATCACCCAGATGTCGAGTATCAGCGTGCCCGAGCCGCGCATGGTCGTGATCAAGCCCTACGAGCAGAGCCAGCTGGGCCCGATCGAGAACGCGATCCGCAACTCCGACCTGGGCGTCAACCCCACCAACAATGGCGACATCCTGCGCATCACGGTGCCTCAGCTCACCGAGGAACGCCGGCGTGAGATGGTCAAGATGGCCAAGGGCAAGGGTGAGGACGCCAAGGTCTCGATTCGCAACGTCCGGCGCAAGGCGATGGACGAACTGAGCCGGATCCAGAAAGATGGCGAAGCGGGGGAAGACGAGGTCGGGCGCGCCGAAAAGGAGCTCGACAAGACCACCGCCAGGTACGTGGGCCAGGTCGATGAGCTGGTCAAGCACAAGGAAGCCGAACTGCTCGAGGTCTGA
- a CDS encoding transglutaminase-like domain-containing protein, protein MQRDVSANMEVAVHADAMLQFQIAVARQPGLDVVEAMTCSVDGEFLTPREVIGPHNSRIHVLDAPAGTLRLDYRASVSGTATPEPITDYDLALYRRPSRYAESDKLLGFAAAEFGYGIVDPDMPARVAAWVGRRISYVSGSSAPIDGAVETLLSGTGVCRDFSHLVVALLRAVGVPARMAAVYAPGCVPMDFHAVAEAFVDGVWRTFDPTCLAPRMSLVRIATGRDASDIAFLDNHGGDITLNSMVVNAFVAGPLPYDDFVQPIRIE, encoded by the coding sequence GTGCAGCGTGACGTTTCCGCCAACATGGAGGTTGCGGTCCATGCCGACGCGATGCTGCAGTTCCAGATCGCGGTCGCCCGACAGCCCGGACTGGACGTGGTCGAGGCAATGACCTGCTCGGTCGACGGGGAATTCCTCACCCCACGCGAGGTGATCGGCCCCCACAATTCCCGCATCCATGTGCTCGACGCCCCCGCGGGCACCCTGCGACTGGACTACCGGGCGAGCGTCTCGGGCACCGCCACCCCCGAGCCGATCACCGACTACGACCTCGCCCTGTATCGACGGCCGAGCCGCTACGCCGAGTCGGACAAGCTACTCGGCTTCGCGGCGGCCGAATTCGGTTACGGCATCGTCGACCCGGACATGCCCGCCCGGGTCGCGGCCTGGGTCGGCAGACGGATCTCCTACGTCTCGGGCAGCAGCGCGCCCATCGACGGCGCCGTGGAGACCCTGCTGTCGGGCACCGGCGTCTGCCGTGACTTCTCCCACCTCGTGGTAGCACTACTGCGCGCGGTCGGCGTGCCCGCCCGCATGGCGGCGGTCTACGCCCCGGGCTGTGTCCCGATGGACTTCCACGCGGTCGCCGAGGCGTTCGTCGACGGTGTGTGGCGCACCTTCGACCCGACCTGCTTGGCCCCCAGAATGAGCCTGGTGCGCATCGCCACCGGCCGCGACGCCTCCGACATCGCCTTCCTCGACAACCACGGCGGCGACATCACCCTGAACTCGATGGTGGTCAACGCCTTCGTCGCGGGGCCGCTGCCCTACGACGACTTCGTCCAGCCGATCCGGATCGAATAG
- a CDS encoding peptidoglycan DD-metalloendopeptidase family protein gives MRQELVRGRTVRCWSLAGIWLVVTVLCGTTLVDAAEPGEFGWPLRPRPTVERRFDKPEHNWLPGHRGVDLAGSAGQVVVAAGEGIVVFAGVVADKPVVSIDHPGGLRSTYEPVRADITVGTRVSRGTPIGTLESGHEGCPAAACLHWGARRESSAHSKREYVDPLGLLHHVPIRLKPLPR, from the coding sequence ATGCGCCAGGAGTTGGTTCGTGGGCGGACGGTGCGCTGTTGGAGTCTGGCCGGAATCTGGCTGGTGGTCACGGTGCTGTGCGGCACCACGCTGGTGGATGCGGCCGAACCGGGCGAGTTCGGGTGGCCGTTGCGGCCGCGGCCGACGGTGGAGCGCCGGTTCGACAAGCCGGAACACAATTGGTTGCCCGGGCATCGTGGTGTCGATCTGGCGGGCAGCGCCGGGCAGGTCGTCGTGGCGGCGGGCGAGGGCATCGTGGTGTTCGCGGGTGTGGTGGCGGACAAACCGGTGGTATCGATCGATCATCCCGGAGGTTTGCGCTCGACCTACGAGCCGGTGCGCGCGGATATCACCGTGGGTACCCGGGTGAGCAGAGGCACGCCGATCGGCACGCTGGAGTCCGGACATGAGGGGTGTCCGGCCGCCGCCTGCCTGCACTGGGGCGCCCGGCGCGAGTCCAGCGCACACAGCAAGCGCGAATACGTCGATCCACTCGGTCTGCTCCACCATGTCCCGATCCGACTGAAGCCGTTGCCACGGTGA
- a CDS encoding LysR family transcriptional regulator: protein MSDFDVTAADSIDLARLRRFVAVAEELHFARAAKALRIPRQALSATVIELEQELGTRVFVPGASPTQLTEDGAALLGHARELIRAHEQAEREQKPEAPASLRVGFVPGVTVSKWARIWADRQPDHPLEVVGVAQSEQENALREGHVDLCFVRLPIDRTAMNAIPLWQETPVAVVQKDDALSLLDVVCPADLAAETRHDGADLDQAADTLALVAAVGGAAIVPQSIARLHHRRDLVYRPISDTEVTEIALAWPAGTDTGLLEEFVGIVRGRSANSSRGAAEPERTARPRAAAPARKNTAKKPAATQHSARQGTGRGRKPGAGRGR from the coding sequence ATGAGCGACTTCGACGTCACCGCCGCCGACTCCATCGACCTCGCCCGGCTGCGTCGCTTCGTCGCCGTCGCCGAGGAACTGCACTTCGCGCGCGCCGCCAAGGCACTGCGGATTCCCCGGCAGGCCCTGAGCGCCACCGTGATCGAGTTGGAGCAGGAGCTCGGCACCAGGGTTTTCGTGCCCGGTGCCTCGCCGACCCAGCTGACCGAGGACGGCGCCGCGCTGCTCGGCCACGCCAGGGAGCTGATCCGGGCACACGAACAGGCCGAGCGCGAGCAGAAGCCCGAGGCCCCCGCGAGCCTGCGGGTGGGCTTCGTGCCGGGCGTGACGGTGTCGAAGTGGGCGCGGATCTGGGCCGACCGACAGCCGGATCATCCGCTCGAGGTCGTCGGTGTCGCCCAGAGCGAGCAGGAGAACGCGCTGCGCGAAGGCCACGTCGACCTGTGCTTCGTGCGGCTGCCGATCGACAGGACCGCGATGAACGCGATTCCGCTGTGGCAGGAGACCCCGGTCGCGGTGGTGCAAAAAGACGACGCGCTCTCGCTGCTCGATGTGGTGTGCCCGGCCGATCTGGCCGCGGAGACCCGGCACGACGGCGCCGACCTCGATCAGGCCGCCGACACCCTCGCACTCGTCGCGGCCGTCGGTGGCGCCGCGATCGTGCCGCAGTCGATCGCGCGTCTGCATCACCGGCGCGACCTGGTCTATCGCCCCATCAGTGACACCGAGGTCACCGAGATCGCGCTGGCCTGGCCCGCGGGTACCGACACCGGGCTGCTCGAGGAGTTCGTCGGGATCGTGCGCGGCCGCTCGGCCAACAGTTCCCGTGGGGCGGCCGAACCGGAACGAACCGCGCGTCCGCGTGCGGCGGCGCCGGCACGCAAGAACACTGCGAAGAAGCCTGCGGCCACACAGCACAG
- the tsf gene encoding translation elongation factor Ts: protein MANYTAADVKRLRELTGSGMMDCKNALADSDGDFDKAVEVLRIKGAKDVGKRAERATAEGLVVAKNGVLVEINSETDFVAKNAEFQELADAVVTAAAAAKPNDLDALKALPLDGKTVDEAVQQLAAKIGEKLELRRVVSFDGPVATYLHKRASDLPPAVGVLVEYTGEGDAAAEAARAAAMQVAALKAKYVTRDEVPAELVENERRIAEQTAREEGKPEAALPKITEGRVNGFFKDVVLLEQSSVTDSKKTVKALLDEAGVTLTRFARFEVGQA, encoded by the coding sequence ATGGCGAACTACACCGCTGCTGATGTGAAGCGGCTCCGCGAGCTCACCGGCTCCGGCATGATGGACTGCAAGAACGCGCTGGCCGACTCCGACGGCGATTTCGACAAGGCCGTCGAGGTGCTGCGCATCAAGGGCGCCAAGGACGTCGGCAAGCGCGCCGAGCGCGCGACCGCCGAGGGCCTGGTCGTCGCCAAGAACGGCGTCCTGGTCGAGATCAACTCCGAGACCGACTTCGTCGCCAAGAACGCGGAGTTCCAGGAGCTGGCCGACGCCGTCGTCACCGCCGCCGCCGCCGCCAAGCCGAACGATCTGGACGCGCTCAAGGCGCTGCCGCTCGACGGCAAGACCGTCGACGAGGCCGTGCAGCAGCTGGCCGCCAAGATCGGCGAGAAGCTCGAGCTGCGTCGGGTCGTCTCCTTCGACGGCCCGGTCGCCACCTACCTGCACAAGCGTGCCTCGGACCTGCCGCCCGCCGTCGGCGTGCTGGTCGAGTACACCGGTGAGGGCGACGCCGCGGCCGAGGCCGCTCGCGCCGCCGCCATGCAGGTCGCCGCGCTCAAGGCCAAGTACGTGACCCGCGACGAGGTTCCGGCCGAGCTGGTCGAGAACGAGCGTCGCATCGCCGAGCAGACCGCGCGCGAAGAGGGCAAGCCCGAAGCCGCGCTGCCGAAGATCACCGAGGGCCGGGTCAACGGCTTCTTCAAGGACGTGGTCCTGCTGGAGCAGTCCTCGGTCACCGATTCGAAGAAGACCGTCAAGGCCCTCCTGGACGAGGCCGGTGTCACCCTGACCCGCTTCGCCCGCTTCGAGGTCGGCCAGGCCTGA
- a CDS encoding phosphatidate cytidylyltransferase codes for MPDTVDVPGGAATPPETQPQGPPSRAGRNLPAALAVGLGLGLSLIAILLFVPKVFIAIAGVAVAVATWEVTKRLREADVLVPRIPLLVGGQAVFWAGWPWGAGGVLGAFAATALACMVWRLFDHGLNTAPRNFLRDTSITLFTLSWIPLLAAFSTLLLLEPDGNLRVLTFMILVVCSDVGGYVAGVLFGRHPMVPAISPKKSWEGFCGSLVFSVIGGLLTVTLLLEANSMIGVVLGVGLVVVATVGDLIESQIKRELGIKDMGTLLPGHGGIMDRLDSMLPSAFVSWLVLSALL; via the coding sequence ATGCCGGACACGGTAGACGTGCCCGGTGGCGCGGCCACGCCGCCCGAAACACAGCCGCAGGGGCCGCCCTCGCGCGCGGGCCGTAACCTGCCCGCGGCGCTGGCGGTTGGCCTGGGACTCGGATTGTCGCTGATCGCGATCCTGCTGTTCGTGCCCAAGGTGTTCATCGCGATCGCCGGCGTCGCCGTCGCGGTCGCGACCTGGGAGGTCACCAAGCGGCTGCGCGAGGCCGACGTCCTGGTGCCGCGGATTCCGCTGCTGGTCGGCGGTCAGGCCGTGTTCTGGGCGGGCTGGCCGTGGGGTGCGGGCGGTGTGCTCGGCGCGTTCGCCGCGACCGCGCTGGCGTGCATGGTGTGGCGGCTGTTCGACCATGGCCTGAACACCGCGCCGCGCAACTTCCTGCGCGACACCTCGATCACCCTGTTCACCCTCAGCTGGATTCCGCTGCTGGCCGCGTTCTCGACGCTGTTGCTACTCGAACCCGACGGCAACCTGCGCGTGCTGACCTTCATGATCCTGGTCGTCTGCTCCGACGTCGGCGGCTACGTGGCCGGTGTGCTGTTCGGCAGGCATCCGATGGTGCCCGCGATCAGCCCGAAGAAGTCCTGGGAGGGTTTCTGCGGGTCGCTGGTGTTCAGCGTGATCGGTGGTCTGCTGACGGTCACCCTGCTGCTGGAAGCCAACTCGATGATCGGCGTGGTGCTCGGTGTCGGCCTGGTGGTTGTGGCCACCGTGGGCGACCTGATCGAATCGCAGATCAAACGCGAACTCGGCATCAAGGACATGGGCACGCTGCTGCCGGGTCACGGCGGCATCATGGACCGCCTCGACTCGATGCTGCCCTCGGCCTTCGTGTCGTGGCTGGTGCTCAGCGCGCTGCTCTGA
- a CDS encoding serine/threonine-protein kinase, with protein sequence MLATGDVFAGYAIERQLGRGGMGSVYLARHPRLPRQTALKVLNSELFADTEMRARFEREADLAAQLEHPNIVTVYDRGVDGDRLWISMQFVDGVDAATIARPVPVEHALHIIEGTAAALDHAHEAGVLHRDVKPANILLTGESGRERVLLTDFGIARPREDTSNLTRTGTFNATLAYAAPEQLTGSALDHRADQYSLACTLFALLTGAAPFAAANPVLVIQGHLQSPPPSARGHRRELPAALDAVLARALAKRPADRFDSCAEFTAAARRAVAGVGAQPTLFGASSMPRPAQANPPAVRAPSLVRPQPAPASEHGATSRQHSMPQQGAAPHQGSTTRQGHLPQPGTAPRQGSTPPQGHPPQRGNAPQQGSAPQGHAPRPVAPGRPPSQRPVAPARRGRRGPLVALAIVVALLAGAGVWVWRDDTGFIAVALGRSPGHGDLNAMAAAFPGLLPGSDKDTDGYFDTTCRAAPQWQSFYAEKGVEAAFNGWRARWECLSPSGDGFAFRFYSFDVGTAAESAVATFAVDADARGESADMFRRDHRFVYRDEYGGVVSTVISRFTDTERERFVLFTIPRVMGEQVLDELSQQVATAPW encoded by the coding sequence ATGCTTGCGACGGGGGATGTCTTCGCTGGATACGCGATCGAACGGCAACTCGGGCGCGGTGGCATGGGGTCGGTGTACCTGGCTCGCCATCCGCGGCTGCCTCGGCAGACTGCGCTGAAAGTGCTGAACTCGGAACTGTTCGCCGACACCGAGATGCGGGCCCGGTTCGAGCGGGAGGCCGATCTGGCCGCCCAGCTCGAGCACCCCAACATCGTCACCGTGTACGACCGCGGGGTCGACGGTGACCGGCTGTGGATCAGCATGCAGTTCGTCGACGGGGTCGACGCGGCGACCATCGCGCGGCCGGTGCCGGTCGAACATGCCCTGCACATCATCGAGGGAACTGCTGCCGCACTCGATCACGCGCATGAGGCGGGGGTGCTGCACCGTGATGTGAAGCCCGCGAACATCCTGCTGACCGGTGAGAGCGGTCGGGAGCGAGTGCTGCTCACCGATTTCGGTATCGCCCGCCCGCGTGAGGACACCAGCAATCTCACCCGCACCGGCACGTTCAACGCCACCCTCGCCTACGCGGCGCCCGAGCAGCTCACCGGTTCCGCGCTGGACCATCGCGCCGATCAGTATTCGCTGGCGTGCACGCTGTTCGCGCTGCTCACCGGCGCTGCCCCCTTCGCGGCGGCCAATCCGGTGCTGGTCATCCAGGGGCATCTGCAGTCGCCGCCGCCATCGGCGCGCGGCCACCGTCGCGAACTTCCGGCGGCGTTGGACGCGGTGCTCGCCCGCGCGCTGGCCAAGCGCCCCGCCGATCGCTTCGACTCGTGTGCGGAGTTCACTGCCGCCGCACGCCGGGCCGTCGCCGGGGTCGGCGCGCAACCGACGCTGTTCGGCGCGTCCTCGATGCCGCGGCCAGCACAGGCGAATCCCCCTGCGGTGCGAGCGCCTTCGCTCGTCAGGCCTCAACCGGCCCCCGCCTCCGAGCACGGCGCCACATCCCGGCAGCATTCGATGCCTCAGCAGGGCGCCGCACCTCACCAGGGCTCCACCACTCGGCAGGGCCATCTGCCCCAGCCCGGCACCGCGCCTCGGCAGGGTTCCACACCTCCGCAGGGCCATCCACCCCAGCGCGGCAATGCGCCTCAGCAGGGCTCCGCGCCCCAGGGCCACGCGCCGCGACCGGTAGCACCGGGTCGACCGCCCTCGCAGCGCCCCGTCGCTCCAGCTCGGCGAGGGCGCCGCGGGCCCCTGGTGGCGTTGGCGATCGTTGTCGCGCTCCTCGCCGGAGCAGGCGTGTGGGTGTGGCGGGACGACACCGGTTTCATCGCGGTGGCGTTGGGCCGCTCACCGGGCCACGGCGACCTGAACGCGATGGCCGCGGCGTTTCCCGGCCTGCTACCCGGTTCCGACAAGGACACCGACGGCTATTTCGACACGACCTGCCGGGCAGCGCCACAGTGGCAGTCCTTCTACGCGGAGAAGGGGGTCGAGGCCGCGTTCAACGGCTGGCGGGCGCGGTGGGAATGCCTGAGCCCGTCCGGGGACGGATTCGCCTTCCGCTTCTACAGTTTCGACGTCGGGACCGCCGCGGAGTCGGCAGTGGCCACCTTCGCCGTCGATGCCGACGCTCGCGGCGAGTCCGCCGACATGTTCCGTCGCGACCACCGATTCGTCTACCGAGACGAATACGGTGGGGTGGTGTCCACGGTGATCTCGCGGTTCACCGACACCGAACGGGAACGCTTCGTACTGTTCACGATTCCACGGGTGATGGGCGAGCAGGTTCTCGACGAGCTGTCCCAGCAGGTCGCCACCGCACCCTGGTGA
- a CDS encoding LapA family protein translates to MSTNAESGASPAAHEPVPVPSDPTDTTKHRRAEPDRPAKRATPDALTRSRTGYTWIALLAAAILGIVLLIFIIQNLDKAQVNLLFWDFSLPLGITVLLSVIAGALVMGLVGGVRILQLRHAAKKP, encoded by the coding sequence ATGTCCACCAACGCAGAATCGGGCGCGTCACCGGCTGCTCACGAGCCGGTTCCCGTGCCGTCCGACCCCACCGACACCACGAAGCATCGCCGCGCCGAACCCGACCGACCAGCCAAGCGGGCCACGCCCGACGCGCTCACCCGGTCACGCACCGGCTATACCTGGATCGCTCTGCTCGCCGCCGCGATCCTCGGCATCGTCCTGCTGATCTTCATCATCCAGAATCTCGACAAGGCGCAGGTCAACCTGCTGTTCTGGGACTTCTCGCTGCCGCTGGGCATCACCGTGCTGCTGTCGGTGATCGCGGGCGCGCTGGTGATGGGCCTGGTCGGCGGGGTGCGCATCCTGCAGCTGCGGCACGCGGCCAAGAAGCCCTGA
- the pyrH gene encoding UMP kinase: MTDPGNDRPGYNRVLLKLGGEMFGGGGVGLDPDVVQTVAEQIAEIVETGVQVAVVIGGGNFFRGAELEERGMERARSDYMGMLGTVMNGLALQDFLQKQGVDTRVQTAITMGQVAEPYLPLRAKRHLEKGRVVIFGAGMGMPYFSTDTTAAQRALEIGAEVVLMAKAVDGVFDADPREDANATMFTEITHKEVIEKGLKVADATAFSLCMDNQMPMLVFNLLIKGNIARAVAGEHIGTLVRS; encoded by the coding sequence ATGACCGACCCGGGTAACGACCGCCCTGGATACAACCGGGTGCTGCTGAAGCTGGGTGGGGAGATGTTCGGTGGCGGGGGCGTCGGCCTCGACCCCGACGTCGTGCAGACCGTGGCCGAGCAGATCGCCGAGATCGTCGAGACCGGCGTGCAGGTGGCTGTGGTGATCGGCGGCGGCAACTTCTTCCGCGGTGCCGAGCTCGAGGAGCGCGGCATGGAGCGGGCCCGCTCCGACTACATGGGCATGCTCGGCACCGTGATGAACGGCCTTGCGCTGCAGGACTTCCTGCAGAAGCAGGGCGTGGACACCCGCGTGCAGACCGCCATCACGATGGGCCAGGTCGCCGAGCCCTACCTGCCTCTGCGTGCCAAGCGGCACCTGGAGAAGGGCCGGGTGGTGATCTTCGGCGCCGGTATGGGCATGCCCTACTTCTCCACCGACACCACCGCCGCCCAGCGTGCCCTGGAGATCGGTGCCGAAGTGGTGCTGATGGCCAAGGCCGTCGACGGCGTGTTCGACGCCGACCCGCGCGAAGACGCGAACGCGACCATGTTCACCGAGATCACCCACAAGGAAGTGATCGAAAAGGGGCTCAAGGTCGCCGATGCGACGGCATTCAGCTTGTGCATGGACAACCAGATGCCGATGCTGGTGTTCAATTTGTTGATCAAGGGCAATATTGCCCGTGCGGTCGCCGGTGAACACATCGGCACCCTGGTTCGGTCCTGA
- a CDS encoding serine/threonine-protein kinase gives MVSDGTVFAGYTIDRQLGRGGMGSVYLARHPRLPRWTALKLLNRELFSDKEIRARFEREADLVAQLDHPNIVTVFDRGVEGDQLWISMQYIDGVDASSLDPVSLPPDRALQIIGETAAALDYAHRCGVLHRDVKPANILLARSSSQERVYLTDFGIARLRDDSGHLTETGSFTATLAYAAPEQLTGAALDHRADQYSLACTLYTLLSGSAPFESASPAAVITGHLQAPPPPVSPRRAGLPPVLDAVMARALAKRPADRFDSCEEFVDAARRALRTGTTGARSTVPPPSGAHARPAPFVGIQPMRPVGTAGAPIAPYAQPVTPYRPPMAARGPVPPYHQGVPPGWSSPQMRSPVPHPPPQRGWGSALGTYLILLICVVVVAVFIALVAASV, from the coding sequence GTGGTTTCTGACGGGACGGTGTTCGCCGGATACACGATCGACCGGCAGTTGGGGCGCGGCGGGATGGGGTCGGTGTATCTGGCCAGGCATCCGCGGCTGCCACGCTGGACCGCGTTGAAACTACTCAATCGAGAGTTGTTCTCCGACAAGGAGATCAGGGCCAGGTTCGAGCGTGAAGCCGATCTGGTCGCCCAGCTCGACCACCCCAACATCGTGACCGTGTTCGACCGCGGTGTCGAAGGCGACCAGCTCTGGATCAGCATGCAGTACATCGACGGCGTCGACGCGTCGAGCCTGGATCCGGTGTCGCTGCCGCCGGACCGGGCGCTGCAGATCATCGGGGAGACCGCGGCCGCCCTCGACTACGCCCACCGCTGCGGCGTCCTGCACCGTGATGTGAAGCCGGCCAACATCCTGCTCGCCCGCTCCAGCAGTCAGGAGCGGGTGTATCTCACTGATTTCGGTATCGCTCGCCTGCGCGACGACTCCGGGCATCTCACCGAGACCGGCTCGTTCACGGCCACCCTCGCCTATGCCGCGCCCGAACAGCTCACCGGCGCCGCCCTGGACCATCGCGCCGATCAATACTCGCTGGCCTGCACGCTGTACACGCTGCTCAGCGGCTCGGCGCCGTTCGAATCGGCGAGCCCGGCCGCCGTGATCACCGGTCACCTGCAGGCGCCACCGCCGCCGGTGAGCCCGCGCCGGGCGGGGCTGCCGCCGGTGCTCGACGCCGTCATGGCGCGTGCACTCGCCAAACGCCCCGCCGATCGGTTCGACTCGTGCGAGGAATTCGTGGATGCCGCGCGTCGGGCGCTGCGGACCGGCACGACCGGCGCTCGTTCGACGGTGCCGCCGCCGTCGGGAGCACACGCGCGGCCCGCGCCGTTCGTGGGCATACAGCCCATGCGCCCGGTGGGCACCGCGGGCGCCCCGATCGCGCCCTACGCCCAGCCGGTGACGCCCTATCGGCCGCCGATGGCGGCGCGGGGGCCGGTGCCGCCGTACCACCAGGGCGTGCCGCCCGGGTGGTCGTCGCCACAGATGCGGTCACCGGTTCCGCACCCGCCACCCCAGCGGGGCTGGGGCTCGGCCCTCGGCACGTACCTGATCCTGCTGATCTGTGTCGTGGTCGTCGCGGTATTCATCGCGCTGGTGGCCGCCAGCGTGTGA
- the rlmN gene encoding 23S rRNA (adenine(2503)-C(2))-methyltransferase RlmN: MATSLPLVFDAPRRGMPPRHLADLDADERKTAVQELGLPKFRADQLARQYYGRLQSDPALMTDLPADVRDKVGETLFPPLLSVVRHLACDSGDTRKTLWRAHDGTLLESVLMRYSDRNTLCISSQAGCGMACPFCATGQAGLTRNLSTAEIVDQVRAAAASLRDGEVHGGPGRLSNIVFMGMGEPLANYKRVVNAVRRITSPAPDGLGISQRSVTVSTVGLAPAIRKLADEDMSVRLAVSLHTPDDELRDTLVPVNNRWSIAEVLDAARYYADKSGRRVSIEYALIRDVNDQPWRADLLGEKLHKALGPLVHVNLIPLNPTPGSEWDASPKPVEREFVRRVIAQGVSCTVRDTRGQEIAAACGQLAAEG; encoded by the coding sequence ATGGCCACCTCCCTGCCCCTCGTCTTCGATGCCCCGCGTCGCGGTATGCCGCCGCGCCACCTCGCCGATCTCGACGCGGACGAGCGCAAGACCGCGGTGCAGGAGCTGGGATTACCGAAGTTCCGCGCCGATCAGCTGGCCCGCCAGTACTACGGCCGGTTGCAGTCCGATCCGGCGCTGATGACCGATCTGCCCGCCGACGTGCGCGACAAGGTCGGCGAAACCCTCTTCCCGCCGCTGCTGTCGGTGGTGCGCCACCTCGCCTGCGACTCCGGCGACACCCGCAAGACGCTGTGGCGGGCCCATGACGGCACCCTGCTGGAGAGCGTGCTCATGCGCTATTCCGACCGCAACACCCTGTGCATCTCCAGCCAAGCGGGCTGCGGCATGGCGTGCCCGTTCTGCGCGACCGGCCAGGCCGGTCTCACCCGCAATCTGTCGACCGCCGAGATCGTCGACCAGGTGCGAGCCGCGGCCGCCTCGTTGCGCGACGGCGAGGTGCACGGCGGGCCGGGACGACTGTCCAACATCGTGTTCATGGGCATGGGCGAGCCGCTGGCCAACTACAAGCGGGTGGTGAACGCGGTCCGCCGGATCACCTCGCCCGCTCCCGACGGGCTCGGCATTTCGCAGCGGTCGGTGACGGTGTCGACTGTCGGCCTCGCGCCCGCGATCCGCAAACTGGCCGACGAGGACATGTCGGTGCGCTTGGCGGTGTCGCTGCACACCCCCGACGACGAACTGCGCGACACCCTCGTGCCGGTCAACAATCGCTGGTCCATCGCCGAAGTGCTCGACGCCGCACGGTATTACGCCGACAAGTCGGGCCGCCGCGTGTCGATCGAGTACGCGTTGATCCGCGATGTCAACGACCAGCCGTGGCGCGCGGACCTGCTCGGCGAGAAGCTGCACAAGGCCCTCGGCCCGCTCGTGCACGTGAACCTGATCCCGCTCAACCCCACCCCCGGCAGCGAGTGGGACGCCAGCCCCAAGCCCGTCGAGCGCGAGTTCGTGCGCCGGGTGATCGCCCAGGGTGTGTCGTGCACGGTGCGTGACACCCGAGGTCAGGAGATCGCCGCCGCCTGCGGTCAGTTGGCTGCCGAGGGCTGA